One stretch of Fusobacterium perfoetens ATCC 29250 DNA includes these proteins:
- a CDS encoding bi-domain-containing oxidoreductase: MKQLFLMVNDGSVKLIETPMPRVKDEHVLIETLYSAVSAGTERSLTSFGGKNLLQKALERPDQVKKVLDKMATDGVITGLEAAFGKLKEPMPMGYSAVGKILECGRGVTEFKKGDLVALVGQAYHSEINRTNKNLVIKLPNNLENYQDAALGALGGIALEGIHQAKVESGETVAVIGLGLLGHITARILNAYGCDVIGYDIVNKELENTKLKAFIQSDDENAEDKTKALTKGRGVDKVIITASTNSNAPMDLAATITRDRAIICMIGVTKMEIDRRPYYEKELTFTIARSYGPGRYDSNYEEKGIDYPIGYVRFTEGRNIEEFIRLLASKKVIISDLITHIIDFEEAEKAYEIITTNKNKEKYIGILLKYKENEKKYMNIIYSQKENKIEKDRITVGLIGAGNFSKTTLIPIMKKTELYNFKGLATTGGVNAAQAKNIVPFEYITNNYKELLADKEIDLIIISTGHNTHAKFIIEALNAGKNVYCEKPLCLTLEELEEIKETYKNSNKELFCGLNRRYAPLIEKIKKEGNTNETSAIYEYTVNAGYIPEDHWVQDEKIGGGRILGEACHFVDTIQYLDGTELEELKINFLQNEAYPKKDNCIISLKFKSGAIGNIIYTSMGSKRYLKEQLRVFINGTIYEMDNYIKLIRYGSIKKVNLKLKQDKGIENEYKYIFNILKKNKKNIHIEESFKAMELLIKGMIK; encoded by the coding sequence ATGAAACAATTGTTTTTAATGGTAAATGATGGTTCAGTTAAATTAATAGAAACACCTATGCCTAGAGTGAAAGATGAACATGTATTAATAGAAACTTTATATTCAGCTGTAAGTGCAGGAACAGAAAGAAGTTTAACTTCTTTTGGAGGAAAAAATTTATTACAAAAGGCTTTAGAAAGACCAGATCAAGTAAAAAAAGTTTTAGATAAAATGGCAACAGATGGAGTAATAACAGGTTTAGAAGCAGCTTTTGGAAAATTAAAAGAACCAATGCCAATGGGGTATTCAGCTGTAGGAAAGATTTTAGAATGTGGTAGAGGAGTTACAGAATTTAAAAAAGGAGATTTAGTCGCTTTAGTGGGGCAAGCATATCATAGTGAAATTAATAGAACAAATAAAAATCTAGTAATAAAATTACCAAATAATTTAGAAAATTATCAAGATGCAGCTTTAGGTGCTTTAGGTGGAATTGCTTTAGAAGGAATACATCAAGCAAAAGTAGAATCAGGAGAAACAGTTGCTGTTATAGGTCTAGGGTTATTGGGGCATATTACAGCAAGAATTTTAAATGCTTATGGTTGTGATGTAATAGGATATGATATAGTTAATAAAGAATTAGAAAATACAAAGTTAAAAGCATTCATACAATCTGATGATGAAAATGCAGAGGATAAAACGAAGGCTTTAACTAAAGGACGTGGTGTAGATAAAGTAATAATAACTGCATCTACAAATAGCAATGCTCCAATGGATTTAGCAGCTACTATAACAAGAGACAGAGCAATTATTTGTATGATAGGTGTTACTAAGATGGAAATAGATAGAAGACCATATTATGAAAAAGAATTAACATTTACAATAGCTCGTTCTTATGGACCAGGAAGATATGATAGTAACTATGAGGAAAAGGGGATAGATTATCCTATAGGATATGTTCGTTTTACTGAAGGAAGAAATATAGAGGAATTTATCAGATTATTAGCAAGTAAAAAAGTTATAATATCAGATTTAATTACTCATATCATAGATTTTGAAGAAGCAGAAAAAGCATATGAAATAATAACAACTAATAAGAATAAAGAAAAATATATAGGAATATTACTGAAATATAAAGAGAATGAAAAAAAATACATGAATATAATTTATTCTCAAAAAGAAAATAAAATAGAAAAAGATAGAATAACAGTAGGGCTAATAGGAGCTGGAAATTTTTCTAAAACAACTTTAATACCAATTATGAAAAAAACAGAATTATATAATTTTAAAGGATTAGCTACTACTGGGGGAGTGAATGCAGCTCAAGCAAAGAATATAGTTCCTTTTGAATATATAACAAATAATTATAAGGAATTATTAGCTGACAAAGAAATAGACTTAATTATAATTTCAACTGGACATAATACACATGCTAAATTTATAATAGAGGCTTTAAATGCAGGAAAAAATGTTTATTGTGAAAAACCATTATGTTTAACATTAGAAGAATTAGAAGAGATAAAAGAAACTTATAAAAATTCTAATAAGGAGTTATTTTGTGGATTAAATAGACGTTATGCTCCATTGATAGAAAAAATAAAAAAAGAGGGAAATACTAATGAAACTTCTGCTATTTATGAATATACTGTAAATGCAGGGTATATTCCTGAAGACCATTGGGTACAAGATGAAAAAATAGGTGGAGGAAGGATATTAGGAGAAGCTTGTCATTTTGTAGATACTATTCAATATTTAGATGGAACGGAATTAGAAGAATTAAAAATAAATTTTTTACAAAATGAAGCATACCCTAAAAAAGATAATTGTATAATATCACTTAAATTTAAATCAGGAGCAATTGGAAATATAATTTATACTTCAATGGGTTCTAAAAGATATTTAAAAGAACAATTGAGAGTTTTTATTAATGGAACAATTTATGAAATGGATAATTATATTAAATTAATTAGATATGGTAGTATAAAAAAAGTTAATTTAAAATTAAAGCAAGATAAAGGAATAGAAAATGAATATAAGTATATATTTAATATTTTAAAGAAAAATAAGAAGAATATTCATATAGAAGAATCATTTAAAGCAATGGAATTACTAATAAAAGGAATGATAAAATAA
- a CDS encoding glycosyltransferase family 4 protein, which yields MKKILFVGPFPEGNKGLNGQNIANQTLYDGLKENYDVYKINTLKELEFKNKKEQGKFKIKKFLKIFIYLIKEIYQILFNKYDVIYMTPGQSFLGFMRFSPYMLCSFIKSIPCYIHIHGGNFRNMYDNQNLLKKKVLSFYLKRLNGVIVLGNSLKEMFKGIINEDKIFVCENGVQDEIIASEEEIKEKIKNFNFRKKRKVLYLSNLMREKGILDVLESSKELSEEKFEIHLAGAIEPCIKIEIEKYLKEYPNKIFYYGIVKGNKKRDLFLKSDIFILPTYYENEGQPISILEAYVNGCSVITTNHAGIKDIFDDNINGKYCLAKNKESIIESLNYLKDKNYIEKNYYFSKERFSSKSFIKRVEYIIGEKNI from the coding sequence ATGAAAAAAATATTATTTGTAGGACCATTTCCAGAAGGAAATAAAGGATTAAACGGACAAAATATAGCAAACCAAACGTTGTATGATGGATTAAAAGAAAATTATGATGTATATAAAATAAATACTTTAAAAGAATTAGAGTTTAAAAATAAAAAAGAACAAGGGAAGTTTAAAATAAAAAAATTTTTAAAAATATTTATTTATTTAATAAAAGAAATATATCAAATTTTATTTAATAAATATGATGTTATATACATGACTCCTGGTCAAAGTTTTTTAGGATTTATGAGATTTTCACCATATATGTTATGTTCTTTTATAAAAAGTATTCCATGTTATATACATATACATGGAGGAAATTTTAGAAACATGTACGATAATCAAAATCTTTTGAAAAAGAAAGTCTTAAGTTTTTATCTAAAAAGATTAAATGGAGTTATTGTTTTAGGAAATTCTTTAAAAGAAATGTTTAAAGGAATTATCAATGAAGATAAAATTTTTGTTTGTGAAAATGGAGTACAAGACGAAATAATAGCTTCTGAAGAAGAGATAAAAGAAAAAATAAAAAATTTTAATTTTAGAAAAAAAAGAAAAGTTCTTTATTTAAGTAATTTGATGAGAGAAAAAGGAATTTTAGATGTTTTAGAATCTTCAAAAGAACTTTCTGAAGAAAAATTTGAGATTCATTTAGCAGGAGCCATAGAACCATGTATAAAAATTGAAATAGAAAAATATTTAAAAGAATATCCTAATAAAATATTTTATTATGGAATAGTAAAAGGAAATAAAAAAAGAGATTTATTTTTGAAAAGTGATATCTTTATACTTCCTACTTATTATGAAAATGAAGGGCAACCGATTTCAATTTTAGAAGCATATGTAAATGGTTGTTCAGTAATAACTACAAATCATGCAGGAATAAAAGATATTTTTGATGATAATATAAATGGAAAATATTGTTTAGCAAAGAATAAAGAAAGTATTATAGAAAGTTTAAATTATTTAAAAGATAAAAATTATATAGAAAAAAATTATTATTTTTCTAAAGAAAGATTTTCTAGTAAAAGTTTTATTAAAAGAGTAGAATATATAATAGGAGAAAAAAATATATAA